In Drosophila subpulchrella strain 33 F10 #4 breed RU33 chromosome 3R, RU_Dsub_v1.1 Primary Assembly, whole genome shotgun sequence, the following are encoded in one genomic region:
- the LOC119548757 gene encoding protein dj-1beta — MVFLGFPAISRHFCKIVRMSKSALVILAPGAEEMEFIIAADVLRRAGIKVTVAGLKDAEAVKCSRDVQILPDTSLAKVSSDKFDVVVLPGGLGGSNAMGESSLVGDILKNQESSGGLIAAICAAPTVLAKHGIASGKSLTSYPSMKPQLVDKYSYVDDKNVVQDGNLITSRGPGTAYEFALKIAEELAGKEKVQEVAKGLLVAY; from the exons ATGGTCTTCTTAGGATTTCCTGCAATTTCAAGGCATTTTTGTAAGATTGTTAGAATGTCGAAGAGTGCACTGGTTATCTTGGCTCCTGGAGCAGAGGAAATGGAGTTTATCATAGCCGCCGATGTTTTGAGGCGTGCGGGG ATCAAGGTCACCGTCGCCGGCTTGAAAGATGCTGAGGCGGTGAAATGCTCTCGGGATGTGCAAATACTTCCCGATACCTCGCTGGCCAAGGTATCCTCCGATAAATTCGATGTGGTGGTTCTGCCCGGGGGATTGGGAGGTTCCAATGCCATGGGAGAGTCTTCGCTGGTTGGGGATATCCTCAAGAACCAGGAATCCAGCGGAGGTCTCATCGCCGCAATCTGTGCCGCCCCCACCGTTTTGGCCAAACACGGAATCGCCTCGGGAAAGTCCCTCACCTCATATCCCTCCATGAAGCCCCAGCTGGTCGATAAGTACAG CTATGTGGATGACAAGAATGTGGTTCAGGATGGAAATCTCATCACTAGTCGAGGTCCAGGAACGGCCTATGAATTTGCTCTTAAAATTGCCGAAGAATTGGCGGGCAAGGAAAAAGTCCAGGAGGTCGCAAAGGGTCTTCTTGTAGCCTATTAA